The Phocoena sinus isolate mPhoSin1 chromosome 8, mPhoSin1.pri, whole genome shotgun sequence nucleotide sequence TTAGCAGGGACAAGAAAATGCAATATCACAAAACAAATGCAATGGTCACTGGGGTGGAGGTAAAAATAGAGTTCTGTAGGAGATTAATAAACTTTGAATGTTAAGAAAAGCTTCTCAAACAAGTAAAAATCATCCCAATGCTAATGTGTTAGTAGAATCTGTAAATTCATGGGTATTTATGACACAGACACCTAAGGGACAAGAAAGCTAAAAATGAGACAAATCATGGAATTGTCTGGGACCTGCAAGTAGCTCCTATTAATTAGTACATAGGGTATGAAGCAGGCAGTGAGAGTTATGGCTAGAAATGTAATTATAACCATGGCAAGATTGTGAACGTCTACCTAAGGATTTTGGGTTGTATCATTCATTGATGCACATATATGAACTGGGAACCTGAAACTGAaggtttaataaaaataaactatatttttattttcaaagaactcAATCACTTCTAAAGAAGGCATATCAACAGGCTATGGTACAGAATATGTCATTAAACAGAAATCTATATACAGTGCTGTGAAAATACCAAGGgcaataataaaattttcttgatCATTTAGGATGGATTTCCTAATAAACCACTCATTCATAGTAGGGCATATGATGCATTGCTCACTGTTCTAGGCCCACAAAGAGATACAGAAAtggacaaaaggaagaaaatcactgACCTCAGTTGGTTATAATCTAGTAAGAGAAGTCATGTgacaaataaaaaagagtaaCATTTATAATACCTCACATTTGTAAAGTTCTTGGGAGAAAATTAAAGCAGGGATGTGTATAAATAGTACAGGCTTGCAGAGAAAGTATGCTGGTCAGGGAAGACTCATTATGAACGTTACATCAGGGTAGAGATCTAAAGAAGTGAAGGGAGTGAACCAGCAGTTCTCTGAGAACCCATCCTTCTggagcagagaaaacagaaggtaTGGTCCAAAAGTTTGGGTCTCCCCCCCGCACCAAGTTcaaatgttgaaattctaacccccgaagtgatggtgttaggaggtcgtgcctttgggaggtgattaggtcatgaaggcagAGTCCTTATGAGTGGGATTCTTATAAAAGAAGCCCTGTGGAGGCTTGGCcctcctgccatgtgaggacacaaccaAAAGATGACTATCtagtgaagacatggaagcaacctaaatgtccatcaacagatgaatggataaagaagacgtagtatacttatacaatggaatactactcagccacgaaaaaggatgaaataatgccatttgcaacaacatggatggacctagagattaccatattgTGGgaattaagtcagagaaagacaaatatcatatgatatcacttatatgtggaatctaaaaataaaaatgatacaaatgaacttatttacacacCAGAAATCGACCGACAGGcatagaaaaaaacttatggttaccaaagaggaaagtggggggaaggataaattaggagtttgggattaacatatacacactactatatatatatatatataaaatagataaacaacaaggacctactttatagcacagggaactatattcaatatcttgtaataacctataatggaaaagaattgggaaaaaacagaatatagatatatgcatatatatatgaatgtataaccaaatcactttgctgtatacctgaaattaatacaatattgtaaatcaactacacttcaataaaaaagatacatgcatatggtaaaataaatgaaaaccaagtATGTGAATGTGTTTTGTaaagtagaatatattttaatcattattaagcaaaaaaaaaaaaaaaaagatagctatcTAGGCAGTGGCTCTCACCatacaccaaatctgctggcactgatcttggatttcccaccTTACTGAACTGTGTGAAGtaaattctgttatttataagtTATGCAGTCTATTGTgcttttgttatagtagcccaaaCAAACTAAGACAAGTATTCTATATATAACACGTAGACAATAGATGATAGGAGAAGAATAAAACCATCCAGATACATGATCTAATTAATCCAATGTCACTGCAGGGTTTTGTGAATCTACGGATGGTGATGATAGGAGCTGAATACCCTAAGGTATGTCAATATCtccaggaagaaaagcaaaaacatttaGAGATATTGGCAATTGAAGGCAAGATTGTTTTTCAGCGACTCAGGAGAAATGTAGCCAGAATGGTTCATATGGGGAAACTCCTGAGAAGAATATATGAGGAGCTGAAGGAACTGTGCCTTAAAGCAGATGTGGACATGCTCCAGGTAAGGACTAAGGAAGGACGTTAGGGTGCTGAACACCAGCCTGCTTGGAAAGCATTTATATCCACTGGAGTTATATCCTTTTtggcctccattatttttctggtTCCAAAGTCCAGATTCTTCTTCTGCCTCTATGATGGCGGGTTTTGCTCCTCCAGTATAATCTGGAGACGAAACATGACTTTTGCCTTATATGGAAGAAGGATAACTGTGTGGAAAGGTTCAAGTAACAGATCCAGAAGAAAATCTCCCAAACCTTCTTGTTCTATTCCTCTACTATACAGTGAGCCTTCCATATCCCTATAGGTTTCACATCCggggattcaaccaactgccaatggaaaatatatatttttcaaaaacccagaaatttccaaaaagcaaaactttgtcAATGctgacaactatttacatagcatttgcattatattaggtattataagtaatctagaggtgattAAAGCATACAGGAAATTGTGCATACATTATATGGaaatactgtgccattttatataagagatttgagcatccatggattttggtatacAAGGGGTCCTGGAATGAATTCCCCTCATATACTCAGGGACGACTATATTTACAGTTTCTGACCAGCTGCAAGAGAGCAGCTTGTGAGCAGACAATTTAACTTTGTATGTGTACTTGGTAATATGTGTGAATATGGGATGTATGCCTTCTTTCTGTTGTGAAGTTCTAGCTTTCACACCCTTATAAGAACTTTGCGGAACGCTGTGAATCCTGCTGTAGATTACAACAAAGCACAGCCATTCGTGCACCCTAAGAACATCTTCTGACTTTCAATTTTATCAAGAGTATGATTTTATCAACTGTATGTAAATGTGAGACTGGGTTTCATCTTTTTAAGGATAAGGGAAATGGCAAATGATTTTCCCCAAGGAAAAAAACTGGAGATAGTGAATTTCCCAGTATAATCTCATATCCTCAAACTAGACTAAACAGGACAGCTTTTGCTGAAAGCTaagccttcctttctttctctttacagGATGTGGGAGACACAATGAAAAGGTAAGTTTGCCCCCTATTCAAATCATGGTAATTGTGATAATGATCAGGCTATTTCTGTTGAGATGGACCCTCCCTTTTTAATGAGAAGTTTCTTTCGGTCtgcttttattccttccttctctaaAAGTCTGCCAGGTTTTATATAGTCTACCCTTAGGTGAAAGTAGGGTTGAGGGGAGTGTAGTTTCAGTTGCAAGCCTTACTGTAGAAGTTGCAAAAAGACAACTATTTTTCCTGCCCCCCTAATTTCCAAATTCTAATTATTGATATTTGAGGATTATTCCTGGTCATCTATGGGAAAGGCAGATAAGCTCAGAGAGGCAGCAGGTAGACGGATGCTGAGACGAGGAGGGAGGTAGAATCCTCAAGAAAGAACATACGATAGTGCTGAGGATCCATATGTATCAGATGGCAAATTCTAACTATTTGCCACCTATTAGATTTCAGGAATTAAATGAGAATTGCTGTGTGGATCCCCTAGGGAAGCTAGAAGAGAGGAAACAGACACAATTATGATTGAGGTGACATATTCTACTAAGATTGATATGCTAAGAGCAGGGAAACAGATTGTAAAATATAATAGCAACTGTAGTGTTCCTCCATCTGAGGAGTTAAATTCACACCCTTCACACCTAATTATGAGGATTCTGATGCAGCCCCATCAGTGGACTGCTAATGGTACCTTTGGGCCTGTTAGTaagtgggtctttttttttttttttttacaggagtCAGTTAATGCAGCTGTACATTCCTCAGCCTATGGACCCACAGCTCAGTACATGGGCCATCACTGGGATGTTGGAAAGGCTTAACAACTTCCGAGGTAAGAGGCAGCTCTCTGGGTGAAGGCAGTAATATTTCCTTCACGACTAGATACATGCTGGTGATCTCTCTTCATTGCTCTGTCTGTTCTTTGTAGAGAACAGGGAAGCAGGCACTGCTTTATAACTAACTTTATAATTTATTGTTAATTATCAGTCAGAGAAAGCTAACTGAAGCCTGTCAAAAACAATCAATCGAATATGACAGTTTCTTATATAGTTACTTGTGgtgagttaaaattttaaaaaaaagaacactctgCCCTATAAAACTGCATATCCATTCAGTGTATTTCATCTTGTAGTTAACTGTGGTTATATGCGGATATTCAGATTCTTAGAATCACCTTAATGttgttatttaaatgtttatctgAATATTGCATGTAataattacatttgaaaaatcacaagacttttaaaaagcttaaaagtatttttatatacaaCAAGTACAACCACAAAACAAACTAAACCCATGATTTTTTGCATAGAGGGCCCCTTAAGACAAATGCAACTGAAGGGCGAGCCTGgcagacaaaggagaagcaggCCTGAGATGGGATGAGttggattctgattcagtggtgGCTCCATTAGAAAACCTAAGAGAGAAATCACTTCTAAAAAAAGGCACAGATgggtttttggtttattttatttttgcttgcttAAATGTTAAGCAATGTGATCACTATTTaggactaaaaagaaaaacaatatcatatttaaagtataacgtataatatatttattactattttattttgtgaGAGTGGATTAATGAGAGGACTTAAGTGAATTAAGGgccattttgctattttctttttttgttttttttttctttgtttttttgctattttcttgACATCTATGAATGAAATCCCTAGTTTTTGAGGAGTTAGTTAGTAAAAATAAGCCAGAGCCTGATATCCCACATCTTTATGTATTCTCAAAATTTTCCTTCATCTAGTTGTACGATTAGAGATCTTCTGGCTCTTTAGATAGACAAGAAGCCCTTCCTGTTCTTTCTCTGGATTTCCAGTGACACACTCTGTCTAGTCATCTTTGGTAAAGGGGTGTTCTGGAGCTAGCTCGTTCTGACACACTCATGGGAGCGAATTGTTACAAGTTCCAGAATTTTAGGAGCAATTACTAAATGGCTGGCACCTTGAAAATGGTCATGGTGGGCTGGAATATTCCCAGCAAATAAGACAAACCAGCTTTGCTTTGTTCCAGAGATTTGGTTGCTAAACCTCTGCCACAATACCGCCACACTTGTCCGTCCCTCAGAACTTTAAAACTCTGTTCTTTgactttgctgttttctttttactgaagtgTATGTCACGTTGgatcataaaataagaaattgtcATGTGGCTCTGACTGAAGACCTGAGACGTTTGCAGTGCAGTCCTGACCATCAAGACATGCCCCGTAATCCAGCAAGTTCAGAGAATACTCCTTCATGGGGTGCTCAGACCTTCACCACTGGCAAACATTACTGGGAGGTGAATGTGGGAAACTCTCGTACCTGGATTATAGGACTTTGCAAGGAATCCTGGACAAGTAGGAATGATATGCTACTTAACTCTGAGgatatttttctacttctgtgtgtCAGCGTGGAGGACCATTTCAGTCTCTTTTCTACATTCCCACTCTTACCCCACTATATCCAAAGACCCCAGGGCTGGATCGGGGTGTTTCTAGATTATGAATGTGGTATAATAAGCTTTATTAATGTTGCCAGAAGTTCCCTCATTTGTAATTTCCTCTCAcgctctttctctttccctctcagaCCTTTCATTTGGTGTGGACCCAAATGATCAGGAACAGCTCACAAACCTGACCAAGGTCTCGGCAATTCTAATAGCTGAGGGGCTTCTATCCTGGTGACTTCTAGAATGGggaaaatcaattatacttcactGTGTTTAACTTCATTTTACCTTCAGGAGATATCATGGCTgcgttattttttaaagtggtgaTAATGTTAACGATGTacatttgtcttttctgttttatttaaataaaagtaatctcttttattttattgggtaggatacatgtatttttcatttgccaTCTGAAGTTGCTAGAGATTAAAGAATACATGGGTGTGGAAACTCAGCCAAATGCATGAACAGAAAGCACAGAGGCTTCTCCTTCCAGAGAGTCCTTGTCAAGACTCAAGGGCAGCGTAGAATTCTCTTCTCCCTGCACTCATCTGGCTAAATCCTATTCCTCTTGTAATCCTCAGTTTACCAAACTAGATTAGGTCAATCATGATATGACCTCAAGAACAgcttattctttctctttgtaaaacTCACAATAGattttgggtcttcttttctaGTTTGCAGACTGCAAGAAGCGAAGGCCAATGCTAGTCCTCTTCCCAGCCACATTCCAGGGATGAAACACCTGGTTAAGGATATGAGagacatcaaaaatatattggaacaaatgaatgaatgtgtaggaaaattattaaaagcaaaggCTATATAACCAAAAAAAGTTACTATAATGTAGACACAATTAGCAGCTCAAGAAGCGatgagaaatattaaataaagatgTGAATTAAGTTATTGTTCAGGTACATGGCTCAGAAATTCATTTTAACTGGCAAAATATAGACTGTGTATGATCTGATTCCTCAGTGTTGCTATTAGTAGCTCTCAATGACGAACAGAGATTTTTAGGAAcatacacatattttctcagagTGGTAGTAGATGCTTGGATACTGCAGTACTTTTAAGGAAGATATGTAGAGTGAAAATACCTTGAATATACATTTTCAAGGATGGACAGTAAACTTTCTTTCTTACATGCACAAAACATCCAAGCTGTTAACAGTCACATTTCATTTCAAAGAGTGTCACTGACTTAGATCTTACAACTCTGTAAAGTGATCAGACACTGAAATCAATCTCTTTGGGGATGTGTTGTCCACCATAATGACTCTAGTTGACACTGATGTATGATAGATAGGAAAGCTGTTAAAAGAGTAGATTCTAGGAGAGCTTATCctaaggaaaaacaattttttctttttcttctcttttagaaGAATCAATCTTTCTCTCGCcactcccctttctccttccatctctccatctttttttcttacatctttattggagtatatctctccaacttttgctctctctctttaaagAGAAGTTGCTTAGGGAATAATTTGGGGATTATACGTATTTCTATGAAGTTGTGgtggaaaagaaatgataactaGATTTCCAGATATTTGCTTAGGGATTTAAAGCAATCTAATAATGCCCTCATCTTCGGAAGGGGTCCAAGAATTGTTGCATACTGAAAAGATTTGTATTGACTCTGGCACTGGCCAAAACGGAAGAAATTCTCCATAGTCTGTCTCACCTACAGATTTGAACTGACCATAAAAAGTAACCATGTGAGgaatgtgaaaaattaaaactagaaagtGAAATGAGGAGAGAAGTTAAGACTTGAATAATTACCCACAGTGGAGGTGAGCTGGTGGAAttactttcctcttctccttcctggcATTGACTGAACTGAAGGAAGACTCAGCTCTCTGATCTGCACAGCATGCGCATGCAGCAAAAGCTCAAACATAAACACCTGGTTTCTAGTCAGAGGAGCAGGAAAAGAGGGTCCTGCAAACAGGAGAGTGTGAGAGgaaatcactttttttcttttcatcttctctttttctcttccagtgcTGCCCCAAGATCAGCCACTGTCAAAAAGGTACAGTGAGTGGCAACAGTAGAATGGCAGATGGGGAGGCTTTGTCCCAAGAGAGagcccttttttcctttttccagagGAACTGCAGAGAGGCCCCTA carries:
- the LOC116757544 gene encoding tripartite motif-containing protein 77-like isoform X2; amino-acid sequence: MPRVKNVLSFYFLRNMESAFTQCFPSEFICSICKDNFTDPVTMSCGHRFCTPCLCLLWEDVQTAPCCPVCKAVSPKMDFKSTILAKEHVLPTRGSVVCQLPSSAKQLCSIHQVIKLYFCQTDKSLLCLFCSHSPEHATHEHYPVKQVAEHYRENLLMQMKSIWKKKKENQRNIKKVTNIFRVWEGFVNLRMVMIGAEYPKVCQYLQEEKQKHLEILAIEGKIVFQRLRRNVARMVHMGKLLRRIYEELKELCLKADVDMLQDVGDTMKRSQLMQLYIPQPMDPQLSTWAITGMLERLNNFRVYVTLDHKIRNCHVALTEDLRRLQCSPDHQDMPRNPASSENTPSWGAQTFTTGKHYWEVNVGNSRTWIIGLCKESWTSRNDMLLNSEDIFLLLCVSVEDHFSLFSTFPLLPHYIQRPQGWIGVFLDYECGIISFINVARSSLICNFLSRSFSFPLRPFIWCGPK
- the LOC116757544 gene encoding tripartite motif-containing protein 77-like isoform X1 produces the protein MPRVKNVLSFYFLRNMESAFTQCFPSEFICSICKDNFTDPVTMSCGHRFCTPCLCLLWEDVQTAPCCPVCKAVSPKMDFKSTILAKEHVLPTRGSVVCQLPSSAKQLCSIHQVIKLYFCQTDKSLLCLFCSHSPEHATHEHYPVKQVAEHYRENLLMQMKSIWKKKKENQRNIKKVTNIFRVWEDVGDTMKRSQLMQLYIPQPMDPQLSTWAITGMLERLNNFRVYVTLDHKIRNCHVALTEDLRRLQCSPDHQDMPRNPASSENTPSWGAQTFTTGKHYWEVNVGNSRTWIIGLCKESWTSRNDMLLNSEDIFLLLCVSVEDHFSLFSTFPLLPHYIQRPQGWIGVFLDYECGIISFINVARSSLICNFLSRSFSFPLRPFIWCGPK